Genomic window (Nicotiana sylvestris chromosome 7, ASM39365v2, whole genome shotgun sequence):
CTTTAAAACATCAAAATTTCCATATTTTTCAACTataggtccgatttataccaaatgaactccgatccttaccaaatttcacatattcgacttaattattattttaaacttgtaccgggctccagaactaaaatacggacctgataccatcaagaacatgcatcattttatttcaaaaagcctttatattttccagtaaataattttctttaaaaaaaaatttctcgggcttgggacaccggaattcgatttcgggcatatgcccaagtcccatattttactacgaaccctacgggaccgtcaaatcacggggcCGGATCTTTTTATCAAGAATATTGATCAAAGTCAATTGTAACTCATTTTACATGCCAAATTCATTATTCTtctaaaatttcacataaaagtttTTCCGGAAATGCGCCCAGACTGCGCACACAcattgaggtgagacaaaaagatattttcaaggcctcaaaatgcAGTTTTAacttctaaaataagagatgacctttAGGGTCATCACAACAAAATATATCCTCAATACATGCTCTGTTGTATTCAGtcagtatttcttttctttttcttatcagCTTGTTAGCATCTCGATTAATTTTATGGGGGTATCATTAGCTACCTCCTATTAGTAAGAGTGAATGTAGAGGGGGTTCCCCGGGTCACGTAAACCTATGTTTCCCTCCCTAGAAGATGTATAGTaacattatattttcaaaaaaatatttaaatatatatgtaaatacTCAAACTCAAAATTATATGATGTGATGGTAATAAGGTCCACCTCTTTAAATGAGATTAGGAGTCCAAATCTTATCTTTATCTTATTTTTTTCCCCCTAATTTTTCTAGAATTACGTTGGGCACATCCTATGGGAGATAGATATGCCTGCATGGTGTCACTTTTTGCATATTAATTAAgtacatttttttcttttattttttggtttggtttgttcTTTCAAAAATTTCTAAGTCCGACATTTTGAAATTTTGTCACTGTAAAAGTTTGTATAATTAAACTAGATGTGTATATTAAATCTAGTAACAATGAATGATGTAGCTCGACACGGTATATATAAAAGTAAGAAactattattttgaaaaaaatagttttgaacttgtaattcgaAAGGCGTAATGGGTGCAATAATAAGAACTAAAagttgaatctgtaaaatttatattttggaTCCACCTTTTGGTAATATTGCACCCATCTTCCCTAATTCTTTTATCTGCCTCTGCCCAGTAATATAGATACCAGAAACTCTATCCACAAGAATTTGAACAAATGAGAAGAAATCATATACTCTTGTGAGAAAGCACGAGAGAGAAATATTATTGCTTAATTAAAGTATAGTACAACTCTATTTATATATAGTGATTACATAATAATAGGTATCTACTTCACGTGACCAACTAattaacactccccctcaagccggtgcatataaatcatatgtaccgagcttgctACATATGTAATTAATACGAGAACCAGTAATagacttagtgaaaatatctGCTAGCTGATCATTCGACTTTACAAACCTTATAAAAATATCTCCtaagagtatcttttctctgacaaAGTGACAATCGATCTCAACGTGTTTATCCCTCTCATGGAATActggatttgacgcaatatgaaaAGCAACCTGATTATCACATACCAGTTAAATGTTGTTGTTTTCTCCGAacttcaactccttgagcaattgCTTGACCCATACTAGCTCACATGTTGCCATAGCCATGGCCCGTTATTCGATTTCGGCACTAGATCAAGCAACTACATtttgtttcttgctcttccaagagACCAAATTCCCTCCTACTAGAACACAATATCCAAAtgtagaacgtctatcagaaggtgatcctgcccaattaACATTTGTGTACCCAACAATCTTCTCATGGCCTCGATCCTCGAATAGTAACCCTTTCCTGGAGCTGactttatataccgaagaatACGAACAACTACATCCCAGTGACTATCACAtggagaatccataaactgacttGCAATACTCACCGGAAAAGAAATGTCAGGTTTAATCACTGTGAGGTAATTCAATTTGCCAACCAGCCTCCTATATCTTGTAAGATCTCTAAGAGGCTCCCCCTGTCCAGGCAGAAGCTTAGCATTTGGATCCATAGGATTGTCAACAGGTCTTTAGCCCATCATTCTagtctcctcaagaatgtctaaggcatacttccgctgtaaaataacaatacctgagctagactaagtgacctcaatacctagaaaatacTTCAATATGCCCAAATCCTTAGTCTGGAAGTgctgaaagagatgttgcttcagattagtaataccatcTTAATCATTGCtagtaataacaatatcatcaacataaaccactAGATAAATACACAGATTAGGAGCGGAATACTGATAAAACAtagagtgatcagcttcactatgagtcatgccaaactcgtgaataactgtgctgaacttaccaaaccaagcTCGATGACATTGTTTTAAACCATATAGTGACCTGCGCAATCAGCATACAAGAGCACTAGACTCCCgctgagcaacaaaaccaggtggttgctctaTATAAActtcttcctcaagatcaccGTGGAGAAAAGCATTCTTAATGTCTAACTGATAAAGAGACCAATTACATACAATAGTCATGGACAAAAAGAGACGAATGGATGCTACTTTAGCCACGGGAGAGAAAATGTAACTATAATCAACCCCAAAAATTTGAGTGTATCCTTTTTTCAACAAGACAAGCCTTAAGCCAATCAACCTGGCCATCCGGGCCGACTTTGACCGCATAAACCCAACAACAACCAACGGTAGActtacctgaaggaagaggaaTAAGCTCCCAAGTGCCACTCGCATATAAAGAAAACATCTCCTCAATCATAGCCTATTGCCATCCTAGATGAGATAGTGCCTCACTTGTAGACTTAGGGATAGAAACGGTGGACAAAGATGATATAAAAGCATAATGAGGTGATGATAGATGATGATAACTTAAACTGACATAATGGGGATTAGGATTAAGTTTGGGTAGTACACCTTTGAAGAGTGAAATTGGTTGACTAAGAGGAGACAAGTCCATAGTAGGTGCAGAATCTGATGTAGGACGTGAATCACTTGGGCCTGATGTTGGACGTCGACGATGATGATAAGTTAAGAGTGGTGGAGCTGCAGAAAGTTGAACTGGACTAGGTGGTGGAACTGGAGCTATAGGTGGTGGAGCTGTATGTGGTAGAGCTGCAACTGGAGCTGTAGGTGGTGGAGTTGTAGTTTTAGAGAAAGATGAATGGGAGATAGTGACTGAATCTCCAAAAGATGGAACTGGTAGcacctcagaaatatctaagtgGTTACTTGGACCTGTGAAGTATGATTGGGGTTTCAAAGAAGGTAACATCAGCAAACATAAGGTACCATTGGAGGTCAGGAGAATAGCATCGATACCCTTTTGCATTCTCGAGTAACCCAGAGAGGCGTTAACTTATTTTTTCTTGGAGTAAGGTTATGAACAAAACACGTGCTTCCAAATACATGGGGTGGAAGAGAGAACAAAGTTTAGTGGAGAAATAGGACAGATAATAGAATTTGATTCTGGATAGATGAAGATGgcatacgattaataagataGCAAGATGTAAGAACTGCATCCCCCTAAAAATGTAACAGAACATGAGATTATATGAGTAGGGTACGAGCAGTTTCAATAAgatgtctattctttctttcagctaccccattttgttgagATGTGTACGGACAAGATATTTGATGAATAATCCCCTGAGAGTTCATAAACTGTTGAAATGGGGAAGACAAATACTCTAGCGCATTATCACTACGAAATATGCAGatagaaaccccaaattgattttgaatttcagcgtGGAAGGtcagaaaaatagaaaacaactcggacctatttttcatcaaaaatatccaagtgCACCTGGAATAATCATTAATGAAACTGACCAAGTAGCGGAATCCCAAGGtagaactgacccgactaggaccccaaacatctgaatgAACTAAATTGAAAGGTAACTCTGCTCGATTATCAAGACGCCGAGGGAAATGGGAGCCGGTATGCTTACCGAGCTGACATGACTCACACTCGAGAGTGGACAAGTGAGATAAACCAtgtaccattttctgaagttttgacaaaCTGGGATGTCCCAACCATTTATGTAATAAATTTGGTGAATCGGTAACAGACAAGTTATTGAAAGAAGACAATATGTGAGTCCATGTGAGTTtgcaaggataaggtaataaagtccatCTGATTCACACCCGGTTTAAGTGATTTGTCTAAACGACTAACGactatgagattaaaaggactaTTGGGAACATAAAGAATTGAAtctaaaggtaaggaaggaaGTGAGCTTGCTTGACTTATTGCAGTTGCCATGGTTTGAGACCCATTGTCCATTGTGCCTGTTGGAAGAGATTGAGAATACGAAATActagtgaaaagagatttgttaccAGAAATATTATCAGATGCACCTGAATCAATGACCCAAGACTCAGAGGTTAAGATTGGGATACACAAGTCACGCTACTATCTGTTTGAACAATAGAAGCTATCCCTGAAGATGTATGTTTACATGTTTTGTACTGAAGAAACTCAATATAATCTGGTAAAGAAACCATCTGGATTGAATCCAACGGATTGTGAGTTAAAGGCTTTTGATACGAATGCCATTACAATGTTACGCCGGAGAATATAAAAGTGGTCAGAATTTGATTTAAACTTGAATGAAAAGACTCGGGATAACCCTCTGAGTAATCTGTCCCAAAAAAGTTTCGTCGGAAAAATCATTGTAGCTGCCAGAAAATCAATGTAGTTGCCGAAAAATCTCAAAGTGAtcggaataaaaagaaaaaggtatGGGTAAACTCCGAATTATTGTGCAACCAAGTTGTCttgaagaagcttggccaaaaaATAGCCAGAGAAGCACGCACGCGCCGACACGTGGGTAGGCGCGCTGGCGcatggtgtgagcacgtgatttttgccctacaagaactactcccaaaattcaaaataagatagttttgtgttgcttgtgatttattggtatttgtctgtgcatgtttattttttactttaattaagaaaaatacaaaaatatgtgttacatgtgcatttaggatttaattttacaattaggaattaattaaacaatatttggatttgcgagaatgaaaatcacaaaaaatatgtacttgacattttttagcatttaatctccaattgtgtgattttattttggttGGTATTTATTggtgataattgttattaggaattaattagtattttttaattggtttataatttaatttagaattttaggaAAAGGAAACCGGACTGGGCCAAATTGGCCACAACCCAGTTCTCACCCAAaaaatcagcccaatacccgccccaatccagtcCGTCTCTGgatatatccaaacgacgtcgtatctggCCAATAAATCCAAGCCTTTTATTTGTTTTGATCGAACGGTCTAGATCACCCCGCCCATAACCCGTCTTTGACCCATTCCCTGTACCCGGTCTAACCCGATCCCCTCacaaaaccaaacgacgtcgtttctcattagtgaagtaatccaggccgttgattgTGAATGATCCAATGGCcaagatcaaatccccaccccactatatatcCCTAAAACCTCACCCCACGCCCTCTAAGCCATACCCCCCCTTCGCCTTCGTCTCTAACCTAGAGACAGGCCCCAATACCCTCCGCCTTCAACCACcgccctccgcccaccggaaatcgcctcatggCGGTTCTGGtggtccaaacagccccaaaattacaccacagcctccccacgacgtcctctttccaaatcccgaatCAGTTTTCCTCGAATCAGTACCAGACatttcgaatcttagatcgaagaatcgaaccaaaccctaatccgtccAATGACCACCAAGTTCACACCCCAGCTTCCCATCGACCTCCCCaacctaacccctctaaccaTCACCCTCAAATCGTGGCCGActgcttcgaatcttagatcgaaggcAAGACCTCAAACCTCAAACCTACCCAATCAGTCCCAAAGTTACACCACTGAACCACCTAGCTACCCCCGTCCCAAATCCCATCCCGGTTCTGTCCAAATCTTGTTAGAgcctttcgaatttcaaatcGAAGGCAAACCCTAGAAGAACCAAACTTCAGACTGTGCACGAAGTTAAAAATTTGAGGTCTTAACCGACTTtggtcgagaacactcgattaaggtccgttttggcttcaaaaTTCCAAGACGAAGTGTCAATGAGAACGGAGTTCATTTGGTTTCTGATTTTGAGGTATTTcgcctcttttcctttttcttttttgattgttgtttgttgtttgtcTAATTAGGTTTCGTTGCTATGTTCGTCAATCACTTCTTCCCCCCTCTTTCGGACCATTTTCTGGTCCAGATTTTCATCACTGTACTAATTGGATTTTATAGTTAATTGGATTTAGTTGAAATCGCTCGAACCCCTGTCTGTTTGGTTTCACTCTGGATTAGTTTCTTCTTTACATTGTTGAGCATTTCGAGTTAGGCAAGTTCAGTGAGTGATTGTATAAAACTGTGATCGTTTGATATTACTGTTGGTTCAAATTGTCTTATTATGttatgtttgattctttcctCTCCGTTGCCAATCAGTTTGTTGCATATGAATTCGTGATATTACAatgtttcattcatttttgtctaGGTTTGGTTTAGAATTGTGAATGTAGTCAGTTATTCCCATATACATGTGCATCTTAGCAGTTTAATATCAGTTTGCTATTTGATCTaatctgtgtagtttgagttgctgtttgattttgattaaggaaattggttatagctgatgaggtacaGGGAATTGGACTAGGATAGTAAATCACAGTAAtgtcaggggtaatttggggtttaaaagtttggcaaaCGGTCTTGCTAGTGAGCTGTCAGTAAAGTacttaattaaccattaatctaatAGTTAGTGGGAAACAAAATATAATGGTATGTGGAGGcttaaaaggaattgattaaaatatagcattgcccatacacctttgaattaaacaatgaaattagacacttagtagtggctgtcagggaatGTGATGGAAGAAACACATTTCTTAatgatttaagtgttaaaacaggctGGAAAAGGGGTATGTCTGAGGGTATAAAAACAGGGCAGACCTGGAGGAATGGGGAGGTTTTTTGAGAGTTCTTTGAAGAGGCAGTCTCAGACAACATTTTAAAAAGCTAAGGCATTCAGTTTTTTAGAGTTCTGGAGAGTTTAAgaacagaaaaccaaaaatatattgtttcattGCATTCATAGGTGTAAGTCGAATTCTAGACAGTGATACTCATTGCTGAAGTGGTTCAGTAGTCTACTGATTAAGTTTTGGTTTAATTCAAACTCTATTGAGTCTGTTCGTTTTGatatttgttgttgctattggtTTTGCAACTTGTTCTGGGCTGTGGTCGAGTTGATTCTGGGTAAAAATTGGTCTGGAACTGCGATGGCTGCTGTTTGAATTCCTGGTTGTTGCTGTCTCTTCTGTTGCTAACTCCTCCTTCTACTCGATTATATTTCCAGGTACCTTGTTGTCTCTAATGCCTTGAAGTTTCATTCGATGTATCTGAATGATTATGAAATCAAATGACGAGGCACTGCTACCATATGAATTTgcttcagtatttcactattagtATAACTTGTAGTTATAGATTTCAAATACGCATTAGTAATTTCTGAAACTTGTCTTGTAATTAAACTAGAGAGACTGTGGATTATTGATTATATGACCATGAATCTGTACTGGACTGTATGAGCTACTCGGATTTGCTATAGTTAATTTAGTTAACTGTGACGTTAATGTGAAGGTGAATTTGGATCGTAATAGCCAATTGCTATAGCTTCCATATTTAGGGTGTTGGGATCACAAATGGGTATAAAATTAGACATGACTAATTGTATGAATAACATGGTATAATATCTAATCACCTCAATCAGTTAAGCTTTTTCATGATTGTCCGTGTTAATTCCTAGCATGAACAACGGCTTTAAATCTGATAGATACGTGAACTCGAGTTGGTAATTTTGGTTAGCATAAGGGTTGGGGTATAGAATCAGAATAATTATTCGTTTCGTTGAGCTAGTTCATTAAACTTGATGGTTTAAAACTTTCAGTGAACACTTGTGCACATTGAACTGAAGCATTGTTTAATTTAAACGGCTGGGGCTCGACAGCCCCTTTGCATAAAGTGTAAGCTTCAGGGCCGAAATCAAGGCCTGGGTCTGACATGCATATCCGTTTGGGGCCTGGACCCATGTCTGCGATTGGTCCAGTTTGTGCTGGGCCTGGATTATGATTCCTTCACGTAGACTGTTTGGAGTTTGCAGATCTAGATGTAGTAtttcttaaaagataataattagttaggttttgtttttattattagagacaagtaAAAATTGGAAAATCACCATAGCTTTTAGGTTTTCCTTttgaataataaaaatgagatgagcctcgctaaacaaacaaataaactacggggccctcattaaatgtatatataaaaatacttagatttcgggataggccgtttaacgaatttcacgatttttccccaaagtaataacgcGCTAATCTCtgtaggcgcgtattttaataatgttacctttctaaactcgggtgtacatttatgtgacccaaatccaaatcttaacgatgttaaaatatgtcaaaaaccacaggtgcatttatgtgacgtggttcaagacttgctttaatgacgttgcaattttccttaaaaaatagataaaaagcagttgaagttaaaatttgcacataggttcgacatgtattaaaatcagatagata
Coding sequences:
- the LOC138873407 gene encoding uncharacterized protein; this translates as MQKGIDAILLTSNGTLCLLMLPSLKPQSYFTGPSNHLDISEVLPVPSFGDSVTISHSSFSKTTTPPPTAPVAALPHTAPPPIAPVPPPSPVQLSAAPPLLTYHHRRRPTSGPSDSRPTSDSAPTMDLSPLSQPISLFKGVLPKLNPNPHYVSLSYHHLSSPHYAFISSLSTVSIPKSTSEALSHLGWQ